Within the Bacteroidota bacterium genome, the region AAGGGCGTCAACCTGCCGCACATCCGCACCTCCCGCCCGTCGATGACGGAAAAGGACCTCGACGACCTCGCGTTCGGGCTGGCCAACAACGTGGACCTCGTCGCGCTCTCGTTCGTCCGCACGGTGAGCGACGTGGACGCCCTCCTGGAGCGCGTCCGCGAGAGCGGGCGCGAGGTCGGGGTGATCGCCAAGATCGAGAAGCCCGAGGCGGTCGACCACTTCGACGAGATCCTGGGCAAGGTGGACGGCGTCATGATCGCGCGCGGCGACCTCGGCATCGAGATGCCGATGCAGGAGGTGCCGATCGTGCAGAAGCGCATCATCCGCAAGTGCCTCGAGGCCGCGACGCCGGTCATCACGGCGACGCAGATGCTCGAGTCGATGATCGAGAACCCGCGCCCGACGCGCGCCGAAGCCTCGGACGTGGCCAACGCCGTGCTCGACGGCTCCGACGCGGTGATGCTCTCCGGCGAGACCGCCGCCGGCACCTACCCCGTCCGCGCCGTCGAGGCGATGGCCGGCATCATCCGCACCGCCGAGCAGAACCGCCGCAACCTCGGCAGCTGGCAGGTCACCCCGGAGGTCCACCCCGACGGGAGCCGCGTGACCGAGGCCATTTCCTACACCGCCGTCGAGCTAGCGCGCAAGGTCGGGGCGGTGGCGATCGCCTGCCTCACCCACTCCGGCTCGACGGCGCAGGCCGTGGCGCGCCACCGGCCCTCAGTGCCGGTCTACGCCTTCACCGACGAGCAGCGGGTCGTCGGGCGGCTCGCTCTCGTCTGGGGGACGCAGGGCATCGGCGTTCCTTTCCAGCACCACACCGACGACGGCATCGGCACCGTCCGCCGCATCCTGACCGAGCGCGGCGTGGCCAAGCCCGGCGACAAGATCATCATCACCGCCGGCCTCCCCCTCCCGGCGAAGGGCCTGACGAACATGGTCCATGTGAGCCAGCTCTAGGCGAGCGACGAGGTACGAGCGGCGAGCGACGAACGGACATCCCGCTCGTCGTTCGTAGCCCGTCGTTCGTTGCTTGCCCGCCCCGCACAATTTCGTATTCTCCTCGGCGTTAGCCGGTCCCTGGGTCCCGATCACCTCCTCGTGCCGATGCGCCGTCTCCCCGCCCTCCTCGCCGTGCTCGTGCTGGGGTCCGCCCTCGCCGGGTGCAGCCGGATCTTCGGGCAGCGCTACGACAACTTCACGTCGTACTACAACACCTTCTACAACGCCAAGATCGAGTTCAACCGCGAGGAGGAGCAGCTCCTCAAGGCCGAGACCCGGGTCGACCGCGAGCGCTACCTCGCGCTGTTCTACGAGCCCCGCGAGGGCGGCGAGCAGCGCGCGGGCTTCGAGAAGTCCATCGAGAAGGGGGCCGACCTGCTGCGCGAGCATCCCAACTCGAAGTGGGTCGACGACGCCCTGCTGCTGATCGGGAAGGCGCGCTTCTACCAGGGCGACTGGTCCGGGGCCGAGGAGAAGTTCCGCGAGGTCATCGAGGCAGGCGAGCCCAAGCTCGTCGACGAGGCGTGGTTCTGGCTGGGCCGCACGCTCGTGGCGGCGGAGCAGTACGAGGACGCCGCGCTCGCGCTGCGCGAGGGGCTCGACCGGTCGGACGTGCGCGAGGTGTGGGCGGCCCGGATGCGCCTCGCCCTCGCCGAGACCGACGTGCGGGCGGGCAACTGGATCGAGGCCGTCACGTCGCTGCGCGAGGGCATCGTCGGCATCCGAGACCGCGAGCTGACCGCCCGCGCCGAGTTTCTGCTCGGGCAGGTCTACGAGACGATTGACGAGCCGGCCGAGGCCGCCGCCGCCTACCGGCGCGCGCTCGACACGCGGCCGCGCTACGAACTAGCCTACGCCGCAGGCGTCTCCGAAGCCGTGGCGCGCAGCCAGAGCGGCGAAGGCGACGAGGCCCTCCGGCTGCTGAGGCAGATGGGGCGCGACGACAAGAACTTCGAGAACCGGGGCGAGATCGAGATGAAGCGCGCCCAGGTGCTCGCTGCCGTCGGGCGGCCGGGCGACGCGCGCGACCTCCTCCTCGACCTCCTCTACGACCCCGATCCGACGATGCAGATGGGCTCGATCCGGGGACCGGTCCACTACCGCCTGGCCGGGGTCTACCGC harbors:
- the pyk gene encoding pyruvate kinase yields the protein MERRTKIVCTLGPASSSPDVIRGLIGAGMDVARLNFSHGTHDDHRATIRLVREEAERAGRVVPILQDLQGPKIRLGNMAEGSVPIEQGQTLVLTSEPLEVSTQERAFVSYDSLADDLEPGGRILIDDGLIELRVTETHGADVATEVVVGGPLRSKKGVNLPHIRTSRPSMTEKDLDDLAFGLANNVDLVALSFVRTVSDVDALLERVRESGREVGVIAKIEKPEAVDHFDEILGKVDGVMIARGDLGIEMPMQEVPIVQKRIIRKCLEAATPVITATQMLESMIENPRPTRAEASDVANAVLDGSDAVMLSGETAAGTYPVRAVEAMAGIIRTAEQNRRNLGSWQVTPEVHPDGSRVTEAISYTAVELARKVGAVAIACLTHSGSTAQAVARHRPSVPVYAFTDEQRVVGRLALVWGTQGIGVPFQHHTDDGIGTVRRILTERGVAKPGDKIIITAGLPLPAKGLTNMVHVSQL